Proteins from a genomic interval of uncultured Methanobrevibacter sp.:
- a CDS encoding putative RNA uridine N3 methyltransferase, with the protein MYKDELSIFIPNSFLSESKDLKIRTYKVGIIARALAIFKADNVIIYNDNHDKNVDGKEDGDFIAEVLNYMNTPQYLRKQAIPIKSELRHVGILPPLRTPHHPLNDQPDVGDYRQGFTVKRNKKGTYVDIGMDKLAFCKEQLTVKKIFDFKITKIAKKEVIVTPDKPDDVYWGYKVISSNKSLKNSLKLIKPDLVVETTRYGDYIDSIFDELKDKVDECKSIAILFGGPYSSISEDVSNPSWDLYKVNTLPGQGTETVRTEEAVVATLSLFNFIRF; encoded by the coding sequence ATGTATAAAGATGAGCTATCTATATTTATTCCAAACTCATTTCTTTCTGAGTCTAAAGATCTTAAAATTCGTACTTATAAAGTAGGGATTATAGCAAGAGCTTTAGCGATTTTCAAAGCAGATAACGTGATTATTTACAATGATAATCATGACAAGAATGTTGATGGGAAAGAGGATGGAGATTTTATTGCTGAAGTTTTAAATTATATGAATACTCCTCAATACTTGAGGAAACAAGCTATTCCTATAAAATCCGAACTGAGGCATGTAGGTATCCTTCCGCCACTTAGGACTCCTCATCATCCTTTAAATGATCAGCCAGACGTGGGTGATTATAGACAAGGGTTCACTGTTAAGAGAAACAAGAAAGGAACTTATGTTGATATAGGTATGGATAAACTTGCATTCTGTAAAGAGCAGCTTACTGTCAAAAAGATTTTTGACTTTAAGATTACTAAGATTGCTAAGAAAGAAGTAATAGTCACACCTGATAAACCAGATGACGTTTACTGGGGATACAAGGTTATCTCCTCTAATAAGAGTCTTAAAAATAGCTTAAAATTAATTAAACCTGATCTTGTTGTGGAAACTACAAGATATGGAGATTATATTGATTCTATTTTTGATGAATTAAAAGATAAAGTAGATGAATGTAAAAGTATTGCTATTTTATTTGGTGGCCCTTATTCTTCAATTTCAGAAGATGTTTCCAATCCTAGCTGGGATTTGTATAAAGTGAATACCCTTCCTGGACAGGGAACTGAAACTGTTAGAACTGAAGAGGCAGTTGTCGCTACACTTTCTTTATTTAACTTTATTAGATTTTAA